One Falco naumanni isolate bFalNau1 chromosome 15, bFalNau1.pat, whole genome shotgun sequence DNA segment encodes these proteins:
- the SDR42E1 gene encoding short-chain dehydrogenase/reductase family 42E member 1 codes for MEPESTAKETVLITGGGGYFGCRLGCAIYQKGVDVILFDVAKPLQTVPEGIKFMQGDVCHLSEVEEALRDVICVFHIASYGMSGREQLNQKLIEDVNVKGTENVIQACRSTGVSSLVYTSTYNVIFGGQIIENGDESLPYLPLHLHPDHYSRTKSLAEMKVLEANGAKLGNGKGVLRTCALRPAGIYGPGEQRHLPRIVSYIERGLFKFVYGDPLSLVEFVHVDNLVQAHILASEALKANKKHIAAGQAYFISDGRPVNNFEFFRPLVEGLGYKFPTCRLPLSLVYFFAFLTEIVHFLVGHVYNFQPLLTRTEVYKTGVTHYFSMEKARKELGYEPQQYNLNEVVEWFRSRGCGLKPRKYTVVHLIRDGGLLLLLIAVMVSWFPSAVAFSL; via the exons ATGGAACCAGAAAGTACTGCCAAGGAGACGGTGCTTATTACTGGAGGAGGTGGTTATTTTGGCTGCCG ATTAGGTTGTGCTATATACCAAAAGGGAGTTGATGTGATTCTCTTTGATGTCGCGAAGCCACTTCAGACCGTGCCAGAGGGAATAAAGTTCATGCAGGGGGATGTCTGTCACCTGTCTGAAGTGGAAGAGGCTCTCAGAGATGTAATCTGCGTATTCCATATCGCTTCCTATGGAATgtctggcagggagcagctgaacCAAAAACTTATAGAGGATGTTAATgtgaaaggaacagaaaatgtcaTCCAAGCCTGCAGGAGCACAGGAGTGTCGAGTCTGGTTTATACAAGCACATACAACGTGATATTTGGAGGCCAGATTATAGAAAATGGGGATGAATCTCTGCCTTATCTACCTCTTCACCTTCATCCAGACCACTACTCCCGGACCAAATCTTTAGCTGAAATGAAGGTGCTGGAAGCAAATGGTGCCAAGCTTGGAAACGGGAAAGGTGTATTAAGGACTTGTGCTCTTCGACCAGCGGGCATCTATGGGCCTGGAGAACAAAGACATCTTCCAAGAATAGTCAGTTACATTGAAAGGGGATTGTTTAAATTTGTATATGGAGATCCTCTTAGTTTAGTAGAATTTGTGCATGTAGACAATCTAGTTCAGGCTCATATCCTTGCCTCTGAGGCCCTCAAAGCCAACAAAAAGCACATAGCTGCAGGCCAAGCCTATTTTATCTCAGATGGCAGGCctgtaaataactttgaattTTTCCGACCATTAGTGGAAGGTTTGGGTTACAAGTTCCCAACTTGTCgtcttcctctctcccttgtCTATTTTTTTGCATTCCTTACTGAAATAGTTCATTTTCTTGTAGGACACGTTTATAActttcagcctctcctcactCGCACAGAAGTTTACAAAACTGGCGTCACACATTATTTTAGTATGGAGAAGGCCAGAAAGGAGCTGGGGTATGAGCCTCAGCAATATAACCTGAATGAAGTGGTTGAGTGGTTTAGGTCTCGGGGATGCGGACTGAAGCCGAGGAAGTATACTGTTGTGCATCTTATCAGGGATGGCGgactgcttttgctgctgattgCTGTGATGGTCTCATGGTTTCCATCTGCAGTCGCATTTTCACTCTGA